Sequence from the Notolabrus celidotus isolate fNotCel1 chromosome 14, fNotCel1.pri, whole genome shotgun sequence genome:
AGGTGACTGTATAGTACTTGATGAGGTTTAAGGTTACTGTATAGTACTTGATTAGGTTTAAGGTTACTGTATAGTACTTGATGAGGGTTAAGGTTACTGTGCAGTACTTGATGAGGTTGATTAGGTTTAAGGTTACTGTATAGTACTTGGTAAGGTTTAAGTTTACTGTATAGTACTTGATGAGGTTTAAGGTTACTGTATAGTACTTGATTAGGTTTAAGGTTACTGTATAGTACTTGATGAGGTTTAAGGTTACTGTATAGTACTTGATTAGGTTTAAGGTTACTGTATAGTACTTGATGAGGTGTAAGGTTACTGTATAGTACTTGATTAGGTATAAGGTTACTGTATAGTACTTGATGAGGTTTAAGGTTACTGTATAGTACTTGATGAGGTATAAGGTTACTGTATAGTACTTGATTAGGTATAAGGTTACTGTATAGTACTTGATGAGGTTTAAGGTTACTGAATAGTACTTGGTGAGGTTCAAGGTTACTGTATAGTACTTGATGAGGTTTAAGGTTACTGTATAGTACTTGATGAAGTTTAAGGTTACTGTATAGTACTTGATTAGGTTTAAGGTTACTGTATAGTACTTCATGAGGTTTAAGGTTACTGTATAGTACTTGATGAGGTTTAAGGTTACTGTATAGTACTTGATGAGGTTTAAGGTTACTATATAGTACTTGATTAGGTTTAAGGTGACTGTATAGTACTTGATGTACTTTGTTCAGGTGCAGTGGACCCTCTGTAGCCTCGTACGTCACTTCCGTTTGCGGGGCTGCTGTAGTGTCTGTCTGGGAAGGAGGGCTTCCAGGCTGAGCAGGCGACTTACTGCAGAAAACCTACAAAAGGCATTTTTTCTGTGCAGGGATCGGAAGTTATTTGAGACATAAAAACACTATTACCCGACAAGTTTGTACTTAGTGGACTATTTCCCTCTCTGAGCCTCATTACGCTTCAGTGAAGTGCTGCAGCAGCAACAGAGCAGCACGCCGCCGCTGCTGTTGTTGTAAGAAAACAAGTCCGCTAAGCTGTGTGATCATTGACAGAGTTCAGTACACACCAGCTTCGAGAGATAACTTGTGGGAGCCTTTTGTGGACTATCTCTTCAGGATCCAACAGCTGGGGGTATTTTGTCGCTGAAGTCAAGGTAAGAACAGCCGGTGGAACGAGGGGACAAGTGGCTAACAGACATGCTAACTAGTTGTTAGCTGTAAAGCTATTTAAGCTAGCTGCCTTGTTTGGTGGTGTTGCGGTTCTGATCAGGGTCCTTACTGCTGTCTTAGTCGCCACTTTGGCAAACCAGCCATCAGCTAGAATAATAGTGACTACTTCGCTGTTTAACATAGACAGAAAAGGCGACGACCTGTGTAGAATTAGAAGATGAGTTTATTGACTTTGACTCTGCTAGCTAGGTTTGTGAACGGATCAGGATGTCTTACCTTAATGTTTATGTTCAGCTGATCGTGGCTGTTCTTGGTTTTTGCTCCAGTTCATCATCTTTTCTTTAAATCTATGTATCTAGTTTGACGGGGTGGCCTTGTGAAGTGTTTCTGtatgttcttttaattattAACTCCAGTGGTACTGCAAGCTTTAACTCTAATGCTCCACTAGATCCTTTAACCTTTGACTGGCTTCATTTTCACTAAATCGAAAGCTGGCACTAACACCCTGACTGTTCCAATTAATAACATAAACAACcttaaatgtaactttaaaaagtccACAGTCTGAGGAAGCCTTATCAGTTTTTAACTTTGTAAACAAAGCAGTTCAAACAGTCTTTGTGTTCTGGTGTGCACTGTATTATCCAACCTCTCCACTTTCACTGGAATACTGTGAAATTCTGTTAAACCTATTATCTAACATAAGCTGTTGATTCAGTGCTGACCCTGAATCACCAAGGCTTCTCCACAAACATTCAGCAAGAGCTGTGGGAGGATATCACACATGAGAGAGTACACAGCTTTGAAACACTTCTTGCATTTGCTGGATCAGATCAGATGTTGGATCGGgttgtcattttatgttccaactcgatcactgaggtcctaaacttaagacttacttttttaatttggagtaatttatttttagccctggactgcattattatttttatttttatttttttttacaatttttattattatttcaatcattattacttgaatcattgctttaacatatatttattttatttaattatttatgtatctatttatttcttgtattcatctgatctcgttaacgctatcttatttttaaagttatctttccactattacttattttattaattttactgtattgatttcattttatttttaagtattttatttagaatcatgccttttataatcttaccattgctgttgttttctgttactctgtgagcactttgggctgcatgtttttatgtatgaatatgctagtgctatataaataaagttgagctgAGTTGCAAGCACACCTCAAATGTGATCTCTTCAAAACTACACTTAAAATGTTCATTGTATTTCGATATTAAAACAAGTTGTAGTAGCTTGCTCTAGTTTATGTTGTCAGTGCAGTATTTCCATGTCAAATGTGTCTGTCTTAAATGTTAGATGGTGAGATATGAGGTGGTGAGCAAACATGCAGGTTTCAGCAGTTTTCTTTGTTGTGGAGTTGTGTTTCAAGGCAACAGAATAGCCTCAGAAGGTGAGGGAGGAATTCATCCAGCACAGCACTGAGACCAGCATCATGCAGGAAGTTTCTGTTTAAGAAATTGTCTTTGCTTCATGTCTTACCATTCACCTGACAAATGTATTGTCCCATTATTTACTAGCATTTTTGCTgtgtataaaacacaactttagCCTCCGTTTTAGAATCACTTACAGTCAGAGGGCTCATAGCTGCTTGGTAGAACCCTTTTTAACACTGATGATCTGTAAAGGTTGTAACAACATGTCAAAGCTGCAGCCTGCAGTAGTGAGCTTTGCCTTGGTACTCAACGGACAGTCTGACACTTAatttactgtgtgtttgtttcttttctccagGTATTTCACCGtataggttttttttatttgaaccaCCATTGAGCACTTGACTAGTAGGAACCCTCTTCACGATTTTAAACCAGCTTGTCTGCAGCCCCTTCCCATCTCAGAGCGTTCTGCCCCAGCATGAATGAAGTCAGTGTTGTGAGAGAAGGATGGCTCCACAAGAGAGGTAAGGACCCTGTTTGAAGTCACTGTACATCATCTCTTGGACTAAATTGAAGTGATAGTGTGAGATTTAGATACCTCTGTTATAGACTCATCAGGCAtcttaaaacattacattttcctATGAGTGGACAACAATTGTCCatatatatttaatacagtTTTTTAAGGTTATGTATGTGAGCATTTTTggctttattgataggacaggaaatgtggtgagcagggaggggggggggggcacatgcagcaaagggttgtgTCAGGGAGTCAAACAAGCAACCGTTGAGAAGGACTGCAGCCACACGAACGCTCAAACACCTAGTCCAAGCAGACCCCCCTTTACCAAGAGTTTGTAGACAGCAGAAACAGTCTAAAATTTATACTGTATTGTTACTATCCTACCTGTCTGTGTTCCAGGTGAATACATCAAAACATGGAGGCCTCGTTACTTCATTTTAAAGAGCGACGGCTCCTTCATCGGCTATAAAGAAAAGCCAGAGGTTTCCAGCGACCACAACCTCCCACCATTAAACAACTTCTCTGTCGCAGGTCAGTCATCccttttgtttttgcaacatGAAGTAATCTCCAGTTAGCagtattttttgttgtaaacaataataaattgtTCAGCATGACCTGATGTGTTAATGCATTGTAGAATGCCAGCTAATGAAGACGGAGCGACCCAGGCCAAATACATTTGTCATCCGTTGCCTGCAATGGACCTCTGTTATTGAGCGCACCTTCCATGTAGACAGCAATGAAGAGAGGTAAAATTCTTTCAGTCCTCAGGGATTTTTTTCCTttgctacattttattttctgtcgCTGGTGGAAGAAAGCTGAATATGGGAAGAATAAGTTGTCTTTCTGAGGCTCTTTGTCAACactaaaacatcaaaatacTATCAAAATACTATCAAAATATTTAATCTTTTTAGTTTTACTCAGTTTGATAAAGTTTTTAGAATCAAATGTGTCTTTTGGGTTTTTTAGACTAGAACGTAAATAGCAGAAAAATTGGCATTGtctcagaattttttttttcaattaattatacacattaaaaaacaaactaaaaaaaaaacaccctctacatattttattctgaaatgaaaAGCCTTCTGGTATGTTGTCCAACACCAGTTGAATGATATCTAAACACTTTCAGTAAATCTACTAATCTGGTTATATTCCGTCATTGTTGGCAGTGACATCCATTTCAGTTTGGGGAGATAGAAAGACCATAATACTAGAAATTGAATTCATTGCCAGATTAAACCTGATTTATCCACCTCTAACCAAAGCAATtattatttaatcttttttacATTGGCTCTGccaagcaccaaatcccaacagcCCCCAGATTATACTCCACCCTCTAAAACAAAGCATGCTGCACAACTGTCTGTATATTTTTTGGTTAAAATCTGTACCATACTAGTGAAGTCAAAGATGTCACCAAACCATGGCAATCACATTTATTTAGAGAATAGGTTCAGAGTTCCGTAGACATGCCTTGTTTCTAGATTTCATGGATGTAATGAGTGTTTTCTTCTGGGTCAGGGAGGAATGGATGCGATCGATCCAGGCGGTGGCAAATAGCCTGAAGagtcagcagcaggatgaggagcCAATGGAGATTAAATTTGGCTCACCAAGTGACAGCAGTGGCGCAGAGGAGATGGAGATTGCTATTTCCAAATCCCGCTCAAAAGTGGTCAGTATTTGAACAGGCAGTGCCTGGAATCAgagggttgtttttgttgtctgctgaaGCTCATCTTTATTGAGCAGACATTTTAATATTAAGGCCTTTTTAGCgacgttttttctttttgtgaagCAACCTTTAAACAAATGGAAGgttatatttgtttatattttgtttcataCAAATTCACTTGAAGGGATTTTAATGGCTCTGTTTGTCCATTGTCTGATGACATTGTCAAGACAACTGAAAAGTACAAAGAGACACAGCTTCCTCACGGCTAACTTAACAAGTTAATGTCTAGACATTTGGTGTGTCAAAACATTCCTGCGCATTAATAATTCCTGTTTTATGACGAATGAGAAATAAGAACAATTTGAATCAGCTGGTTATTATATTCAGCTACATAAAGGCTTATTTTTCACCATTGTTCTTACAGACCATGAGTGATTTTGACTACCTGAAGCTGCTGGGGAAAGGGACATTTGGTAAGGTGATCCTGGTGAAGGAGAAGGCCACAGGGATGTACTATGCCATGAAAATCCTCCGCAAGGAAGTCATCATTGCAAAGGTTAGTTTGAACTCATCAAAGTAAAATATAATCTTTAAATCACTGTACAGTAGAGTTCTTGCTCTTATTGCGTGTATCAATGTGCCGTTTGTTGCTGTCTTCCTTTAGGATGAAGTGGCACACACAGTTACAGAAAGCAGAGTACTCCAAAACACACGACATCCCTTTCTAACGGTGAGTGACCGGTGCCTGTGTTGTCTTTACCCTGTGTATTTTACTTTCGAATGTATAATGTAATCACTATTGTTGCTCCTTCTTCCCTACAGACACTAAAATATGCATTTCAAACTCATGATCGGCTATGCTTTGTCATGGAGTATGCAAATGGAGGAGAAGTAAGTTTTATTCTTTTGTAATCTGGCATTAAACTGTGTACAACCTTACTGAAAGAATACTAACTGATGAATATTTTCCAAAACCGGTTTGGTTGCAATGCTTCAGGTACAATTGGTTCTTTGTGGGTTCCTTTTGGGCTTGTAGGAAAACTGACAATATGCCCTTGTGCAGACCATACAACCAAGTTATGATACATCATACTACAGTATTTTGGAAAGAACTGAAAGTAAATAAGAATTGGAAGTATTATAAACCCCCCATAATTGATTACAATTCTTTTTCCAAATGACTGTAGACATCAAACACTAGGAACAGTTTTAGCACAGATCACTGATTATGACAGTGTAGCGTCTATTTTgtgttgtaaaaatgttaaaaagcatacactaccagtcaaaagtttggacacaccttctcattcaatgttttgtatttattttaagtactttcaacattgtagattaatactgaagacatcaaaactatgaaataatatggttttgccattatgtggattacaacagttgtcaaatagggctatccattgtgtactaaccctacctctgaacaacacaactgatggtctcaaacacattaagaaggcaagtcattctacaaatgaactctttaaAAGGCTCATGtgaattagaaaccattccaggagaccacttcatgaagcagactgagagtataccaagagtgtgcaaagctgtcatgaaggaaatagggggctactttacagaatctaaaatataaaacatattctggtttgttttttgtaaattaaataattccatatatgttctttcataattttgatgtcttcagtattaatctacattgtttgaaataattgaaataaataaaaaccgttgaatgagaaggtgttatCAAACTCTTGactgattaaaaaaattaagtcCATCTAAATCTTATTTTACTGCAgagtaaaactttatttataactaCTTTTCTTTTACCACACGTACATCTATTTTTTAACTTGTGCAACATCATAACTTAAAGGTTAGTGAAACATTGCTCCAGAGTAAATTCTCCTTTATTGACTCAGTTGCAGATGGCCTCACTCCATctgttaaaaaaggaaagaaagaaagaaatagaaaattAAGTTGCTAagtacaaacacagtttttaGTGTACAAGGGCAAACTGACCATGCTAATACTGACAAAGACCAAAGAGAACATTGCGACTCAAGCAATACATTTAAATCTAGCAGTATGTGAAATCAAGAAACATGAAGAATTGATGTCTTATCGGTCtatcttttttccttttcagctCTTCTTTCACTTATCACGTGACAGGGTGTTCACAGAAGACAGAGCAAGATTCTATGGTGCAGAAATAGTGTCAGCACTGGAGTACCTACACTCACGCAATGTAGTTTACAGGGATTTAAAGGTAAGGTGTCCGCTGCCTCTAACTAGAAAGTATAACATTATTctgaatattacatttttctgaTGCTTTAGATTTAGCTTGGCAAACATTCTGAGGATAATGAAAGATGCTAATACAGGGTTGTAATTtaattggggggggggggggggggggggggggggggtaataaTAAAGTAGCATTACTAATCTTGTTAGGCTTGATAATGATCACAATTCTTTCAGTTCTTTATCCACAATCCCTGTCACCCACTTTAATCCTAATTTCAATCTTTCCTCGCACAGTTGGAGAACCTTATGTTAGACAAAGACGGCCATATAAAGATAACAGACTTCGGTCTGTGTAAAGAGGGCATCACTGACGGCGCCACCATGAAAACCTTCTGCGGGACCCCAGAGTACCTGGCACCAGAGGTAACTCCACAGTAGCATCGATGTGTTGTGAGATCAGGATTATGTACATTTGGACTGAAGGATTTGAAAGGTGGTTCTATTATTTAAGCACAATGTGGGAACAAGTGAGAAGCTAAGCTAGCTGCGCTGGTTTTCATTTCATAGTGTTGGTGCATTAGCTGCTGTCAGCAGCATTGATACCATGAGGCTTCCAGAGCTTAAGCTGACAATGTTTTTAAACAGGTCCTAATGAAAGCTCAGGCCTGGGTATTGTCCTCGTGTCCTGCCCTGGGTAGAAGGAGTCAGCACACTATTTACTGTTTTCTTTGCCTTCAGATATGACACTAGATTTCTGCAGGGAGAGACACACTTAGGATTTCACCTTCAAGGGAGATAGTACTGACAGCCTGACAGTCTTACATAAAGATGTATTTTGCCCTTGCACTGACATGACCTGAATTCAGCAACAACATTACACCAGGAAGTATCATGTAAGTTATTATATGCTCAGGAAAATATGTTATGGGCAGAATCTAAAATAAGCCTGGAACaatgtgctgtttttttattagacATACGTTATGAGATTTGGTTTACTTTGACCGGTAGACTTTTGAAGTTAATAAGATTTTGGAGTAAAATAGAGTGTCAGATCACCCAATATTTGCTTAATAGCGTTAAGTATGGAATAAATCACTGCTTCTATTCAATTCTCTTTCATCAGaccacttttttattttattcatacagcAGTGTTCAACGTTACAGCAGTCCAATTAATGAAAGTATAAATTTAACACGTCAGAGGCAGATTTCTATTAGATTTCAAATGCAACACAATGTTTTCTTTGCTCATAAACAGTTGTTATTCCAACATGTTAATATAGATCTGTTGGTGAGGGACACGTGTCAGAAGCATTGTcgtttctgtttgttgtctgAGTCGTATGGTCTCTTTGCATTTCTGGGGGCTTTAGCTCTATGAAGGAAAGCGTCTGCAATCATTCATCTTTagcacaagcggcaacctctggtcacAAAATGCgaagcctatgcggaagtgttgtaaGCTGCAGTTtatcaagtgtccgcttgaggctggctgcagaaacaccggaaaccacatacacacccattcaaaaaagacgatctttgcagcaataatgaaaatgttcacagcctggttcaaaaaacggcttgggtctgaattgctaatttctctatcggcacgcactgtacggtgggtgaatttttttataacacgacagttcagaagatattaagaatacgagatttgcccaaataaggacttggctgacttgactgacaagtGGGAACAGCgcagctgttgactaggaggcccaaagcccgcctctttatctcacatgACCTTGTGAGCAGTTAGGTTgctttcagcatttccaatatggctactgcaaacgattggcttcaaaacagctttggTAACCAGATTGGTTACGTCCATTAATTACACAGTCTATGCCTCAGAACCCATTTTCTACCATCTTACAATAATAGTGTTTCctctaaaaacagacatatgTAAAGAAGTTAGCTAACAATCCTGTTATAAAGGTTGTCTCAAACTGCCAATTAGTTCTAATGTTTTGAGATGCCGGTCTGTAAACAATGGTGAGCGCAAGGCAAAGGGAAGACCTGGCCCAGAAACCATCACTTATCTAAGTAACTGCCGGCTGCAATgaaagatttgaaatgtttgaactaaatattttttaaaccaaTATTGGAGATGTATCCGTATGATCAACACCTTTCATCCCTGCACTGAAGGTTCTAGAGGACAACGACTACGGACGGGCAGTGGACTGGTGGGGTCTAGGTGTGGTCATGTATGAGATGATGTGCGGTCGGTTGCCGTTCTACAACCAGGACCA
This genomic interval carries:
- the akt2 gene encoding RAC-beta serine/threonine-protein kinase, translated to MNEVSVVREGWLHKRGEYIKTWRPRYFILKSDGSFIGYKEKPEVSSDHNLPPLNNFSVAECQLMKTERPRPNTFVIRCLQWTSVIERTFHVDSNEEREEWMRSIQAVANSLKSQQQDEEPMEIKFGSPSDSSGAEEMEIAISKSRSKVTMSDFDYLKLLGKGTFGKVILVKEKATGMYYAMKILRKEVIIAKDEVAHTVTESRVLQNTRHPFLTTLKYAFQTHDRLCFVMEYANGGELFFHLSRDRVFTEDRARFYGAEIVSALEYLHSRNVVYRDLKLENLMLDKDGHIKITDFGLCKEGITDGATMKTFCGTPEYLAPEVLEDNDYGRAVDWWGLGVVMYEMMCGRLPFYNQDHERLFELILMEEIRFPKNLAPEAKALLAGLLKKDPKQRLGGGPDDAKDVMGHKFFISINWQDVLEKKLIPPFKPQVTSETDTRYFDDEFTAQTITITPPDKYDSLDPEDSDQRTHFPQFSYSASIRE